The Gemmatimonadota bacterium nucleotide sequence AAGATTTTGGCTGGATGGGATATTCGGGTGCGCGCGTGAACAATTGGAATCCGTGGATTGTGTCGAATTGGTTGACTTCTACTTTGTTGATGGAGACCGATGAAGCGCGGCGGGTTGCTTCGGTGTTTAAGGCGATGCAGACAGTGGATAATTTTATCGATCCGTATCCGGAGGACGGGGGGTGTGACGAGGGACCGGGCTATTGGGGGCGTGCGGGGGCATCGCTTTACGATTGTTTGGAGTGGCTTTACAGTGCAACGGGTGGGTCAATTGATGTGTACGATGAGCCGCTCGTTCAGAATATTGGCAAGTTTATCTATCGGGTGCAGATTGCGGATCGATATTTTATCAATTTTGCCGATGCGTCGCCTGTGGTGATGCCAGCTTTTGCGGTTGTCTATGGCTATGGCAAGCGCATTGGGGATGACGCGATGGTGGCTCTCGGCGCGTGGTCTGCAAAACAACAGGGCGTTGCCGAGAAGGGTCTTTCGGAGTCTTTTGGGAGCATGGGGCGCGCATTGCCCGCGCTGTTTTCTCTGAATGAGATTCTCGATGCAGAAGCTGCGCAGCCGTTGCCGCGCGATGTGTTTTTGGACGAGATTGAGGTGTTTGTCGCTCGCGATCAAGGGGGTTCGGCAGATGGATTTTTTGTGGGGGCAAAGGGCGGGCACAATGCCGAGAGTCACAATCACAATGATATCGGGCATGTGGTGGTTTATTTAGATGGCCAGCCAGTGCTCGTGGATGCGGGGGTCGAGACTTATACGGCTAAGACGTTTAGCAGTGAGCGGTATGACATTTGGACGATGCAATCCCAATATCACACGTTGCCGACGGTGAATGGACAGATGCAGATTCCCGGGCGGGTTTATTCGGAGGCGGGGATTGATTATCACTACGATATTGCCGCTCGAGATGTGTCATACACGGCGAGCGAGGCAGATGCGACGTTCACGTTGGATCTGGCACAAGCCTATCCGCCAGAGGCTCAGATTGATTCTTGGATGAGGACGGTTGTTTTGCATCGCGGCGAGGGTGTGACGATTGCAGATCAATATGCGTTAAAAGCCGTGACGGGCGATGTTGTGATGAATGTTTTGACGGCGTGTGGTGCTGAGGATAGCGGCGATGGGACAATCGCGTTGAACGAGGTAGAGTTGGCGGATGGACGAGTATCAGGCGCGGCGCGTTTGCACTATGATGTGGATGTATTCGATGTGGCGATTGAAGATATTGCGATTGAAGACGCGCGATTGAAGACTATTTGGGGCGATTTGTTGCGAAGAATCACGCTGACGGTTAAGAATCCCGAGCCGCGTGGCGGGTGGACAATTCGAGTGACGCGGTGATGTTGGATTTCCGGAACTAAAAGAGGAGCAAGGTTATAAGGACTTGCTCCTCTTTTTATTCGATTAAGGCTTCGGAGATTGCGTCGTGAAATTCGGGGCGAAGATGGGCAATTTGAATGTTCTCGCGGGTGGGGTGTACGCGGTTGGTGAGGAGGATGACGCCGAGGTCTCGTATGGGGTCTCCCCATACGGATGTGCCAGTGAATCCGAGGATGCCGAAGGATTTGTCGCTAAAGTAGCGGCCGCTCGAACTTGCGCCGGGTGAGACGGTGTCCCAGCCGAGTGCCCAGGTGCTGTTGGACGCGATATTGGCGCGGGTGGTGAATTGTGGAATGCTCTGTTTGGGAAAGATGCCTGTGCCGAGCCATGCGAGCAGGCATTTCGACAGGTCATGCGCTGTGGAAAAAAGACCGGCGTGGGAGGCGATACCACCCATTGCGGCGGTGTTTTCATCGTGGACTTCACCGTGTACGAGGTGATCGCGCAAGTCGGAGCCATCTTCCGTGGGCGCAATGCGGTGTTTGAGATGGGGCGGTGGACAGTACAATGTGTCGTTCATTTTGAGCGGTTCGAATATGTGCTGTTTGACGAGGTGATCCAGGCGGTGGCCGCCGATGGTTTCGAGGATTTTACCCAGGGTGAGAAAGCCAAGATCGCTGTACACGGTGTCTGTGCCGGGTTCATAAATTAAGGGGTGTTGGCAGGCTGCGTTGAGCATGGCATCGCGGATGTCAATATCGTGCGTTGTGCTTTGGTTTTCGTACAGGTGAACATGTGCGGGCAGGCCGCTGCAATGGGCGAGCAGGTGCCGGACTGTGACGCGATTTTTGTTCTTTCCGGTGAAGGAGGGTACATAATATTGCACGGGTGCGTCGAGATTGAGGCGATCTTCATCGGTAAATAACATGCAGAGTGTTGTGGTGGCGATGACTTTGGTGACGGAAGCGAGGTCGTAGAGAGTATTGATTTGCACGGGTGTGGCGTTGGGTTGATAGGTATGGTGGCCCACAGCCCAGCAGGTGACGATGCCCGCACGGCGCAGGACGAGACCGACAGCACCGGGGGTGGTGCGGGTATGCACATGGTGTTGTAATACTCGACGGGCGCGGTCGAGTTTTTGCGAATTAAAACCGAGTTGTTCGGGTGTCATTTGTGCCTCCCAGTTTCCAGCCTCTTGCACATCGCATTTCTGTGTTCTATATTGTTGAAAGTACGAGACAAAAACAAGGGGAATTTGACAGGGAAAGGTCGTTTTATGAGATATCGACATATCTTTGGAATGGGTGCGTTTATTGCTCTGTTTTTTGCGATGTGTATGCCCGCTGAGGGACAGGTGAATGTGGAACGGCTCGAGAGCATTGCGCGACATGTGGCGCAGGCGGTTTTAGCTGAGGGGGATTCTCTGACGGCAGAGCAGGTTGCATGGGTCGAGCGCATGACCGCGCAATTGGCGGAGGATGTGGTGTTTCTGGACGAACAAAAACAGCGGTTGGAAGAAATGCGTCGCGAAAGAGATGCGTCGATTCGGAATATCGCGAATCAGATTGCCAAAGGGATCGGTGTTCTGATTGCTCTGCTGGTTTTGTGGGCGATTTTCCGTGTCTTTAGAAGGGGGTTGCGTGCCGAGTCGGGAGATGATCCTCTTGGGGTGTTGATTGCGATGCGCACAGAAGCGCGGGCGCAGAAACTCGGCGAGATGCTTGTTAAAGAAAATTTGGCGACGGGTGGAACTGTCGCACCGAGTGTCCGTTCAATCTATCGCAGGGAGGATGGGGTGCGAGAAGCTGCTGAGGCGATGGTTTTTTTGAAGACGACGCGTGCACAATTAAGCAGTTTGATGGACCGAGCAGAGGAATTGGGTGGGGGCAAGACGCCAGAACTCGTTGTGATACGTGAGGTGTGAAAGCATGTTAAAAGTCTGGACCGTCATTCTGTTTGGATTTTGTTTTATTGTTTCCGCAGGGGCTGAGGAAGAGGATGCCTCGCGTATTGCGCGCGAGATGGTTCGCTCTCTGTATGGCTATGAGCGCGTGAAGCCATTGCCACCTGTGGCGAATGCACAGGTGCGCGTTATTGCGAGAAAGCTGGCTGCGGAGTCAGACGAGCGTTTTCAGCATGCGTTTTTTCAGGCGGGGGATCGCGAGCAGGGCGCGTTTTTTAGCGGGCTGATGAAGCACGTTATTATCGGGGTGATGATTTGTCTGGTGTTTTTTGTGGTGCATACGGTTGTGCGAAAACTCGATGCGGCGCGGCGTCTGGGGAAAACAGATCGCGATGTCGCAGTTCAAGGTGGGTTGCGAAATGCGCCTTATATTCTGGCTCTTTCCATGTCATCTGAAACAGAGGCAAGTCGCGTTGGGCACGCGCTTGTTGCCGAGCGGTTGGCTGCACGGGTGGATGTTTTTTCGCAGTATTTTTTGTCACCGGATCGAGATGAAGGTACTGTGCTTTTTGTGATGACTGTAAAAGGTCGCTTGAGGTCACTAAAAAAACGGTTGGGAGATTTGTCTATTTCATTTTCCGTGTCTCACGGACACAGGTCCTATTTAACGTGGATTGCCGATGCGGCTGATGGGAGAGGGT carries:
- a CDS encoding heparinase — its product is MLSQKYSEDVLKDILIPRDDWQPFPTALTRYAWDALPDAVRQAQIARGEDRLNFDWPGVPAVRFLDYARNGNRSRYESLSFGRRTALSDLVLAECVEGKGRFLDDITNGIWCICEESFWGVPAHIGVQKAGSGLPDTAEPIVDLFAAETSELLAWTVYFLGAQLDAVSPLIVPRIAREMQYRILTPLLEREDFGWMGYSGARVNNWNPWIVSNWLTSTLLMETDEARRVASVFKAMQTVDNFIDPYPEDGGCDEGPGYWGRAGASLYDCLEWLYSATGGSIDVYDEPLVQNIGKFIYRVQIADRYFINFADASPVVMPAFAVVYGYGKRIGDDAMVALGAWSAKQQGVAEKGLSESFGSMGRALPALFSLNEILDAEAAQPLPRDVFLDEIEVFVARDQGGSADGFFVGAKGGHNAESHNHNDIGHVVVYLDGQPVLVDAGVETYTAKTFSSERYDIWTMQSQYHTLPTVNGQMQIPGRVYSEAGIDYHYDIAARDVSYTASEADATFTLDLAQAYPPEAQIDSWMRTVVLHRGEGVTIADQYALKAVTGDVVMNVLTACGAEDSGDGTIALNEVELADGRVSGAARLHYDVDVFDVAIEDIAIEDARLKTIWGDLLRRITLTVKNPEPRGGWTIRVTR
- a CDS encoding beta-lactamase family protein yields the protein MSRNALEPFHIHLSLSGHTHRKKQSNKRTHSKDMSISHKTTFPCQIPLVFVSYFQQYRTQKCDVQEAGNWEAQMTPEQLGFNSQKLDRARRVLQHHVHTRTTPGAVGLVLRRAGIVTCWAVGHHTYQPNATPVQINTLYDLASVTKVIATTTLCMLFTDEDRLNLDAPVQYYVPSFTGKNKNRVTVRHLLAHCSGLPAHVHLYENQSTTHDIDIRDAMLNAACQHPLIYEPGTDTVYSDLGFLTLGKILETIGGHRLDHLVKQHIFEPLKMNDTLYCPPPHLKHRIAPTEDGSDLRDHLVHGEVHDENTAAMGGIASHAGLFSTAHDLSKCLLAWLGTGIFPKQSIPQFTTRANIASNSTWALGWDTVSPGASSSGRYFSDKSFGILGFTGTSVWGDPIRDLGVILLTNRVHPTRENIQIAHLRPEFHDAISEALIE
- a CDS encoding divalent-cation tolerance protein CutA — encoded protein: MRYRHIFGMGAFIALFFAMCMPAEGQVNVERLESIARHVAQAVLAEGDSLTAEQVAWVERMTAQLAEDVVFLDEQKQRLEEMRRERDASIRNIANQIAKGIGVLIALLVLWAIFRVFRRGLRAESGDDPLGVLIAMRTEARAQKLGEMLVKENLATGGTVAPSVRSIYRREDGVREAAEAMVFLKTTRAQLSSLMDRAEELGGGKTPELVVIREV
- a CDS encoding divalent-cation tolerance protein CutA is translated as MLKVWTVILFGFCFIVSAGAEEEDASRIAREMVRSLYGYERVKPLPPVANAQVRVIARKLAAESDERFQHAFFQAGDREQGAFFSGLMKHVIIGVMICLVFFVVHTVVRKLDAARRLGKTDRDVAVQGGLRNAPYILALSMSSETEASRVGHALVAERLAARVDVFSQYFLSPDRDEGTVLFVMTVKGRLRSLKKRLGDLSISFSVSHGHRSYLTWIADAADGRG